AGGATGCGGGGTCTCGCACGCCAACTGGAGATCGCCCGGCGGGGGGCAGGGCACACGggctctggctgtccctgctgtgggagaCCGGAGAGGGGCGATACGTGTTTGGAATAGCCCCGGCAGACTAGAAAGGAGGAAGCACAGAGTTAACGGGGAGGGCAGGATTCCGTCGACCCTGAAACGGGGGACTTGGGAGGGGGGACGTGCCCGGCATCCTGGAGTGGGGCGAGCCTGAAGAGTGGgaaccctgggacccccagcagCCGAAACAGAGAGTCAGAGGAGAAGGGACCCCTAGGACCTCTAAAACTTCCAGCAACCCTAAGCAGGACCCAGGAGAGGGAAGACCtccaggaccccaaaatggaGAGACCAGAGGGGGGAATCTTGGAGGACTCCTGTGCTGAATCTTAatattttggaggttttttttttttctgcttcatggTGTTTCAGAGGTTTTCATGGACACAAGATACCTGGTGACTTCTAGAGATGGACTTGATCAGGAGGAACCTCCAACTCAGCACACTCACACAGTGTTTTCCTCCCAAAACCAGGATTTGTCATTCCTAAGGCTTGGCTGAATGAAGGAGGAGGCtgcaaggaagaggaagatgctCCAGGACAGCCAAGCAGGTGAGGAGAAAgtcatttcccatttccccctcacttctgctccatctcccagcccatcatggcccccagctgcaggacaaccctgctgcctgtcctgccgGGCACAGGTAGAggggatctccttccccttccctctggcacagaggcaaatcccatcctctccttgtccttcctcccccaggcTATGAGCTGAAGACAGAGATCAAGGAGGAGAAATCCCCCTGGCAGAACATTGCGGAAGAGGCCATTTTGAGCACCTTCACAGCACAGGAAGCCAATGGGGAAGAGAAGCCCCAGAGATCCcacaccaggaggggctgcaaacccagcccagggtgctccaaggaGGACAGAGACCCCCTGTGCCAGGAAGGCggccagagctcagagctggtgaagAAGACTCAGGTGGGGGACAAGTCCCACAAatgcttggaatgtgggaagagcttcagccggaGCTTCCACCTCCTCCGCCACCAGATGATTCACACAGGGGAACGCCCCTATGAATGcctggaatgtgggaagagcttcagccggaGCTCCTGTTTGATCCGCCATCAGGTAATTCACACAGGGGAACGGCCCTACCAGTGCAAGGAATGTGGGAAAAGCTTCAATGACCGCTCCAACCTCCTCACCCACCAGCGCCTGCACTCCAGGGAACGGCCCTttgagtgtggggagtgtgggaagagcttcagcatCAGCTCTGACCTGATCCAGCACCAGAAGGTCCACAGTGGAGAACGGCCCTATGAGTGTTCCGAGTGTGGGAAGAGATTTCGGAccagctcccatctcctcctgcatCAGCGGATTCACACGGATGAGcggcccttccgctgccccgactGCAGGAAGGGCTTCAAACGTAACTCCCACCTCACCCTGCACCGGCGCATCCACAccagggagaggccctacgagtgtcctgagtgtgggaagagcttctccagcagctctggcttgACCCAACACCAACAGTCCCACTTgtaagggaagccctgctgTGGAGGCCCAGGGGCCCACAACTGGAGCTGTAATACCTCAGTCCTGGAAGGTCAAAGGTGACAAGGATCAAAGAGAGAgtcctgtaaaataaaaatgaagccacggggctagcttcttagccggCCCTGCGCCTGCTACAGACTCCCTCTGAATACAGTGGTCTCACCCATGGGCATTTCCAGGCTCATGTTAATGCTACAGGCTTTATTGGTATCACCCAGTTTAACTGCCCTTTTTTCCTTATAGGTACTCCCCCTAGAATGTTCTCCCCTCTCTTGTCCCCTATTGGTCCCGGTTTACTGTGATGCTCTGCCCCTGTTACTTCATTGGTTCCTCAGTtggctgcccctgctctgcaaCACTTGTGCTCAGTTCCCATTGGCCTCGGATCTgcctctttttcccccccatatAAAACTCTGTCCTCAGCTGTCTGTCCCTGGACCCTCTTCATCACAATAAACCAGGTTTGGAGGTCCACACAAAGACCGGTCTCTGGCCTTGTTCATCAGCAGTCTAAGCaagcctgctctgggctctgggagtgcaGGTGGTTCACAGAGGCTCGTTGTGGATGCTCCACAACACCATGCGAGTGCCCTGactgtgggaagagcttcatcTGCTGCTCCAACTTCATCACCCATCACAGAACCCACACTGGATGATTCACAGTGACCCTcactgggctgaaacctggTGATCCATGTTCCAGGTGGCCCGTGTACTGGGTCTGTGTGGCCAGGTTTTGGAAGTAGggggctacaggggtggcttttgtgagaagctgccagaaatTTCCCCATGTCCAGCAAAGTCAGCTTCTGGGTGGACTCACAACTCACCAACACCAAGCCCCCAGTGACACCCCAGGGATAATGGAttcaagaaggaaaaagttcttgTGCAGGTGGAATTGGgtgcagagaagagcagagtggGAACATGTGaaaggaacagctctgcagacacccagggctgtgcaggaggggcaggagctgctccaggtgccagagctgagattctcctgcagcccctggaggagccTATGCTGGAAGAGGGGGATGCCCGAAAAGAAGGATGTTGAGCCCGTGGGAAGcccgtgctggagcagcctccaTTCAGGGTCCTGTGGATCCCTGGGCCgaggagcccacactggagcaagCAACTTTGCTGGAAGGACCTGAGGCCGTGTGGCAGCTCAcactggggcaggggaaggactcccGACTTCTgttcctgagcagcaggaggaggaacgagctgtgatgaactgaccatgacacccattcccatctccctgtgctgttggagggaagagggagagcCCAGAAACGAGGAAGGCTGGGGGAAGTGTTTTAAGTCTCATTTTCATtgtcattatcctgctctgatttggTTGGTAATAAATTGAGGTCCTTTCCCCAGGgtgagtctgttttgcctatGACAGTGTTTGGGGACCAATCCCTCCTGGTCCTTATCTCAATTCCTGGgcctttccttttattttcttccccctgTCCAggtgcagagggcagggacaaagTAGGTTTGGTGGCGCCTTGCATCCAGTCAGGGTCGACCCACCGGAGGGGGTTAGTAGTGGCCTGTGAGGGTCCCCAGACATCCCCCCTGGAGCAGGGTGTACCCCcttgctgcagcctcagccctcAGGCCGTGCTCAACCGAGCAGAGCACTTGGTGCTGGTGACTCAGCAATGTCCAGACAGCCCCGCAGCGCTCAGCCTGGACTCCAGCTGTGACCCCCAGGCTCAGCGCTCCCCGCCAGGGGAATTAGGGCAGGGAACACGTGGAGGGCGCCAGGGGCAGCCCCCGAGCTGTCCCGGAGAGGGTGGCTGAGGTGGGGGCAGTGCGGGCGGGGGCccggccctgcctgggcacGGCTGATGCCCCCCACATTCCGAACTGCTCCAGACTGGTGCTCCCAGTGCAGCGCGGCTGCCTCGGGGCTGCGGCCCCTGCCCGGCGCTGGCCATGGGGCGAGGGGCCGCAGCCGGGGCCGGACTGGTGCACTGAtggtgctgggagccccccCGGCTCTGGGTTGAGCAGGGAGGCGGGGGAGGGAACTGAAAGGTGTTTGAGAGGACACGTAAGGGAAGGTGGGACAGTGGGAAAAGGGTTCCCAGTGGGAGACCCTTCGTGTCCCCCATCACTTGAACTCTGGAGCGAtttcctggggctctggggggggtGAGATCCACACAAGGAGGGGCCCCAGTCCCCCTGTCCTTCCCTCAGGAGCAAATAGGGGACTCCCCCGCACACAGCAGCTGGTGCTACAGCAGCCATGTTGCAGAGTGAGGGCTGGAAAGGGGGGTCCAGAGTGGCCCCCTGAGCTTCCAGCCTGATGTAGGGTGGTGGGGATAGGGGGGTGCATCCCCCAACTTGCCTCCTTGCCCACACAGTGGTGTTCCTGTGGATGGCAAAGGCCGAGTGTCACTTCCTGAATGGCCCTTTGTGGGTGAGGTTCATGGACAAGAACATCTATAACCtaaagcagctccagcacttcAACAGTGGTTTGGGCACTTTGAGGGGATACCCTGTAGGCGTGACTGggggtagcacggtcgggatggatggagacgagagatctctgaagccaagtcgtggaacttgcggtttattgcaaagggcgtgggtacagggccctgctgggagctgccagctgcagctcggagcaggcccgagagaagagaaaggatgagagggtaataacgtaaaaggcaagagctaagagcatagaaaagtaagagcGCAAtagtaaaagcaagagaacaagtgcaaaagcaagagcataagagcaaaagcaagagcataagagagcgaagttcccattacaatacaatatatcatcttctgtgttgaatattctgattctcactaaccaatctagtacagcatacaaatcctatagcatttacatacagcctataagaatcactacattaccatattgtgctacattttaaacccaaaaaactactcttcagaccccttctgccaagctggcagggtctgctcggacccttggacctgcctgcttgcagagggtattgtttcatcaaaaggggattaccttcagccggccacaccattgttttcctgttgttcagtaactaagggatgtcaaagcttgctttcatttcaatctcgtttatagtttctatattctcaaaatcttttgccaggcaatcatatttgtaaggctttcttgtttcatcttccccaacatcACCCCATATGGGAACACCCAGGCCCAGTACTGGAACACCCAACTGGAATTACTGGAGAAGAGATGGGCTCAGGTACTGCTGTACAGGGACACATACTGTTGGTACACCCCAATCACCTGGCATGAGCAGACCTATTTTTGAGGATAACAACTCCACATctccacaaaaatccccaaatcctcctgatTATTCCTCTAAATCCCAAATTCTCCTTGAAATCAAACTGAAATAGTTGGGATTTGAAGATCTTTGTTTAATTACTGTATTTTAGCCCCAATTTCATCTGTTTGTAAGAGATTAAAATGgctcaaaagaaaacaaaggccCAAATAGAACGATTTACATGTTGGTGTCATGTGAGTATCTCTGTAGCTGGGTTGTTTGGGTGGGAAGAGCCCTTTTTGAAGCCTTTGATTTGAATAGTTTGGTCTTTGCACAATCCATCACCACTTGTCTATGGAAGATGCCTGTGGACCGTAGAGAATTAGAACAATTGAATTAAAAAGACCTCTTTGTTGCAaaagacctcaaagatcattCAGTTTTCCCTGATACCTCCTGAAGAAATGAGTGGTGGCTGCTGGTGAGATTTTTTGGAGTCTAAAGTCAACAAGATTGCTCTGCCCAATGAATTTCCAATGTTGGTCTGCATTTTAATGGATGTTCCTTCCCCTGCATTCATCAGGGTGCCTGTGGGGAACAAGGAGGATGTGGACACCACTAGCCAGATGTCTTCACAATGTGGATCACTTGGAACGAGGGTTCTGGCCAGTGTGGTTCAGCAGGAATATTGGTCAACATATCTTCTTCCAGTGTAGACCACTGGTCTCTGCCCAATGTGGATCATCCAATATTAGTCCTCTGGTGGGTTATAAAGTTGGACAAAGCTCTCCCTGCAGTCAGGGCActtgcagggcttcccttacaCGTGGGACTACTGGTGTGAGGTCAAGGCATCGCTCTGGGTGATGAGGTGGGAGCTCCAGTttaagctcttcccacacttgg
This region of Haemorhous mexicanus isolate bHaeMex1 chromosome 32, bHaeMex1.pri, whole genome shotgun sequence genomic DNA includes:
- the LOC132340580 gene encoding zinc finger protein 436-like codes for the protein MKEEAARKRKMLQDSQAGYELKTEIKEEKSPWQNIAEEAILSTFTAQEANGEEKPQRSHTRRGCKPSPGCSKEDRDPLCQEGGQSSELVKKTQVGDKSHKCLECGKSFSRSFHLLRHQMIHTGERPYECLECGKSFSRSSCLIRHQVIHTGERPYQCKECGKSFNDRSNLLTHQRLHSRERPFECGECGKSFSISSDLIQHQKVHSGERPYECSECGKRFRTSSHLLLHQRIHTDERPFRCPDCRKGFKRNSHLTLHRRIHTRERPYECPECGKSFSSSSGLTQHQQSHL